The uncultured Bacteroides sp. genome includes the window AGAAAGATAAACAGAAAGAAAAAGGGTATTTGTTTTATTTGTTCTTTGATGAAGCTTATAGTCAAAGCTTCGCTAATTGTCCGACACATAAAGTCTTCGGGCAAATGAAAAAAAGGTGAATAAAAAAATGTCTTTTTGTACGATAAATATATGATAAACAAAACATAAATCGCACAATTGTTTCGGCAAATGTAACACGTCTATTTGAAATAAGCAAATAAATAAATAAGATTTTTTTCAAAAAAATAAAAATTGCAGCTAAAATATTGTAAATAAGGAAGATATAAAAAAATAGGCCTGATGACGTGAACAAATGGAACGGATGATTTGTTGGAAATGCTTTTCAGGGTAAACAAGGGAAGAAAACTGTGAAAAAAGCGGGTTAATCAAAAAAGAGGTATATCCCGCCATAACGACTTATTCATAGGGAATAGAAAGCTAAATATGCTTATGGGACAGTCCCTGCAGCGACTTTTGATCAATTAAACTCCCCATCGCCGACAATTTAGATAACAAAATGCCAATCGATTAAATTGCTCCAGGGAAAAGGCAACATAAATGTAACCAATTCTACATTTATGTTACTATAGAAAAATTAGAGAAAATAAGACTTATATCCTGATTAAAGGAGTATAGATAAAAATAGCATTTTGATGCAATTGTATTTTTGTTAATATATTAAAAATAAGATAGTTTGAAATGATAGTAAATAGCATGAAAGCGTACAAATGCAATCTCCACTTTGCAATATTCAGACTTACCGCTTTTTATTTATATTTTTATCAAAAAACTAACAAACGCCGAATTGCGTAAACCAATAAAACGACTAACTTTGCGAGCGATTAGAGAATCGTGGTTACGAAATTGTATTATTTTACTAAAAAAAGAGCTAATTATGACTTATTCACACGAAGTGGAACACATGTGTGTTGTGAAGAAAGGCCCGAATCATGGACCGGCTCCCATACCCGAAGAAGGAAAATGGGTAAAATCTAAAGAAATTGTTGACATCTCAGGTTTAACACATGGTGTTGGTTGGTGCGCTCCTCAACAAGGTGCCTGCAAGCTTACGCTTAACGTTAAAGAAGGAGTTATTCAGGAAGCCCTGATCGAGACTATCGGATGTTCCGGTATGACTCACTCTGCTGCCATGGCAGCGGAAATTCTTCCGGGTAAAACAATTTTAGAGGCCTTGAACACAGACCTTGTTTGTGACGCTATCAACACTGCTATGCGCGAGCTGTTTCTTCAGATTGTTTACGGACGTACTCAGTCGGCTTTCTCGGAAGGCGGCCTCATCATCGGTGCGGGTCTGGAAGATTTGGGTAAAGGTCTCCGCAGCCAGGTCGGTACACTGTACGGCACATTGGCGAAAGGTCCTCGTTACCTTGAAATGGCCGAAGGTTACATCAAAAACATCTTCCTTGATAAGAACGATGAAATCTGCGGATACGAATTCGTTCACATGGGCAAGTTCATGGACGAAATTAAGAAGGGTACGGATGCTAACGAAGCTTTGAAGAAAGTAACCGGCACGTACGGACGCGTAACAGCGGAACAGGGAGCAGTTAAACACATTGACCCACGTCACGAATAATATAAGGAGGAAAGAAACAATGATTAGAGAAGTAAAATTTGAAAGTCAAGACCGTCGTATCAAAGGCATTATTGATATTTTGAACGCTAACGGCATCAAAGACATAGCAGAAGCTAACGCAATATGCGAGGCTAACGGAGTTGATCCTTATAAAACGTGTGAAGAAACTCAACCTATCTGTTTTGAAAATGCAAAATGGGCGTATGTAGTAGGTGCTGCCATCGCTATCAAGAAAGGATGCAAAGTAGCTGCTGATGCAGCCGAAGCAATCGGACTCGGACTTCAGTCATTCTGTATCCCGGGCTCTGTAGCCGCCGATCGTAAAGTAGGTATCGGCCATGGTAACCTGGCTGCCCGTCTGCTTCGTGAAGAAACAAAATGTTTCGCTTTCCTTGCCGGACACGAATCATTCGCTGCCGCCGAAGGCGCTATCAAGATTGCCGCTAAAGCCGACAAGGTTCGTAAAGAACCTCTTCGTTGCATATTGAACGGATTAGGAAAAGACGCTGCACAAATCATCTCCCGTATCAACGGATTTACTTATGTGCAAACTCAATTCGATTACTACACTTCAGAACTGAAAGTAGTTCGCGAGATAGCTTATTCTGACGGAAACCGTGCCAAAGTAAAATGCTACGGTGCCGACGATGTTCGCGAAGGTGTAGCCATCATGCACAAAGAAGGCGTAGACGTATCTATCACAGGTAACTCTACCAACCCGACCCGTTTTCAACACCCTGTTGCAGGTACATACAAAAAAGAATGTATCGAGATGGGTAAAAAATATTTCTCAGTAGCTTCGGGTGGCGGTACAGGCCGTACCCTTCACCCCGACAACATGGCTGCCGGTCCTGCCTCTTACGGTATGACAGACACGATGGGTCGTATGCACTCAGATGCTCAATTCGCCGGTTCTTCATCAGTTCCCGCTCACGTGGAAATGATGGGATTCCTCGGAATTGGCAACAACCCAATGGTAGGTGTTACCGTTGCCGTAGCTGTAGACGTAGCTCAGGCTTTAGGCAAATAAGCCCTCCCATTTGTTTTTTTCTAGTTTAATTTATCAGGTCCCCGCAATCTTTTGGTTACGGGGATTTTTTTCGTTATAAAAATCTATCCTATTAGGATAAGCACCATTCGCATTTTACTTCCGGATATTACATATATAATAAAATCGCCCGAATCCGAAACAGAAACAGCCACTGCAACGTTCTAAAAGCATAGTAACCTACTATTCACTGATTTAGTCATAGCACTTATAACTTAATCAATAAAACTTTTAGTAATATGGGAACAAACGAAATATCTGAAGAAGATATCACCAGAGAGAGGATGGATGACCAAAGTACTCCATTATCAAAAGATTATTTACGGAAGATAAATGCTTATTGGCGTGCTGCCAATTATCTCTCAGTCGGCCAGCTTTACCTGCGCGACAATCCACTGTTGCACGAGCCACTCAAATTATCGCACATAAAGTCGATGTTGCTCGGACATTGGGGTACCACCCCCGGACAGAATTTTATCTATGCACATTTAAACAGAGTCATCAAAAAGTATGATCTGGATATGATTTATATTTCCGGTCCCGGCCATGGCGGCCCCGCAGTGGTGGGTAACACCTACCTTGAGGGTACCTATAGCGAAGTATATCCCAAAATCACACAAGATGAAGCAGGACTGAAAAAACTATTTACTCAATTCTCCTTTCCGGGGGGTATCCCCAGCCATGCTTCACCCGAATGTCCGGGCTCGATTCACGAAGGTGGAGAATTGGGCTATTCACTCAGCCATGCTTTCGGAGCTGTGCTCGATAATCCCGAATTGATTGTAGCTTGCGTCGTTGGTGATGGTGAAGCCGAAACCGGTCCACTGGCCACCTCCTGGCATTCAAACAAATTTCTGGACCCGATTAACGATGGTGCCGTACTGCCCATTCTGCACCTTAATGGTTACAAAATAGCCAACCCCACCATACTGGCGCGTATAGAGCCCGAAGAATTGGATCAATTTCTGAGAGGATGTGGCTGGACGCCTTATTATGTGGAAGGTGATGATCCGGAAACCATGCATCAGCTCATGGCTTCCGTGATGGATGAGACTATCGAAAACATCCGTAGCATACAGAAGAATGCAAGAGCCAATAACGACACTACCCGACCACGCTGGCCAATGATTGTACTAAAATCGCCCAAAGGATGGACAGGACCTAAAGAAGTGGACGGACTACAAATAGAGGGTACTTTCCGTGCCCATCAAATTCCTTTATTGGCAGATGCCCAACATCCTACTCATATAAAGTTGCTTGAAGAGTGGATGAAAAGTTACAAACCCGAAGAGCTCTTTGATAAAAAAGGCCATCTCCTACCCGAGCTGGCAGAACTGGCTCCTAAGGGAGAGCGAAGAATGGGTGCTAACCCTCATGCTAACGGCGGACTGTTACTGCACGATCTCGTGATGCCTGACTTTCGGAAGTTTGCCGTTAAAGTACCCGCACCGGGAGCTGTCGAAGCTGCCGACACACACGAGCTTGGAGTGTTTCTGCGCGAAGTGATCAACCTCAATAAAGAGCAACGAAACTTCCGGATATTCGGTCCTGACGAAACTCTGTCGAATCGACTGAACGCTGTGTTTGAAACTACCAACCGACAATGGGATGCCCGCACGAAAGAGAACGATGAGTTTCTTGCCACGGAAGGACGTGTCATGGAAATGCTGAGCGAACATCAATGCGAGGGCTGGCTCGAAGGGTATCTGCTCACGGGAAGGCACGGATTATTTAACTGTTACGAAGCCTTCATCCATATCGTAGATTCTATGTTTAACCAACACGCCAAGTGGCTGAAAGTAACTGCCGGATTGCCTTGGCGACGGAAAATCGCTTCGCTCAACTACCTGCTCGCCTCTCACGTTTGGCAACAGGCACATAACGGTTTTACCCACCAGGATCCCGGTTTTATCGACCATGTAGTTAACAAGAAAGCTTCCATTGTTCGCGTTTACCTTCCACCCGATGCCAACTGTTTATTGTCCGTATGGGATCATTGCTTGCGAAGCAGACATTACGTTAATGTAGTGATTGCGGGTAAATATCAGGCTCCTCAGTGGTTAACCATGGATGAAGCGATTGAGCATTGCACCAAAGGAATCGGTGTATGGCAATGGGCCAGCACTGACAAAGGGCAAGAACCGGATGTGGTGATGGCTTGTTGCGGTGATGTACCTACGCTAGAAACACTGGCTGCCGTTTCCATTCTTCGTGAACATCTGCCCGAACTGAAAATAAGGGTGGTTAATGTAGTCGATTTAATGAAACTACAACCCGCAACCGAACATCCCCACGGGTTGAATGAGGAAGCCTTTGATGCCTTGTTTACCAAAGACAAACCCATCGTCTTTGCTTTCCACGGCTATCCATGGTTGATTCATCGGTTGACTTACCGTCGCACCAACCACGAAAACATGCATGTAAGAGGATATAAGGAAGAAGGAACCATTACCACTTATTTCGACATGACCGTTTTAAATCAGCTCGACCGATTCCATCTGGTAGAGGATGTGATTGATCGCGTTCCCCAATTGGGTGCAAAAGGTGCCCAACTGAAAAAGCTGGTGCAAGATAAACTCATTGAGCACAAGAAATACATTGATAAATACGGTCTGGACATGCCCGAAATCCTTAATTGGAAATGGAGCAATTCAAAATAAAACTCCTTTTTCCACTGTATCAGGTATTATTGAAGTTGTTTCCGCTTTCGGTTTGCTCTATCCGAGCGAACTTGTCTTTCATCTCGGCGGGGAACAATTAAGATCAAAACAAACCGCTATAATAGAATCTATTATAGCGGTTTGTTTTATGTACCATTCTGATTGACAACCAGATGGCGGAAGTCTATAGTGAATACTTTATTTCTCTATTTTAGTCCAACTATCGACTAAAGATTGATGTTGTTTAATCCATCCTTTAACGGCATCTTCTTCATTTGTCTTGGAGTTTTCAATATCAGCCATTAAACTACTTATGTCTTCATTGCTTAATCGGATTTTCTTTACTATTTTTGCCACTTCGGGATATTTATCAGAGAAACCTTTCCAGGCTATTGCTTGAATGTCTTCTGCTTGACCATATATTCCTTTAGGGTCTTTTAGTATTTTGAGTGCAAATCTATTGAACATCCAGTGAGGAGTCCATCCGGTTATCACAATCCATTCTTTTTTATCAATAGCCTTCTTTAGTGAAGCAGTCATAGCCGGTCCGCTTGATGTCTGTAGCTCAAAATCTAAATTGTATTCTTTAATAGCTTTAGCCGTTGCCCTCATTATCCCGGCACCTGCATCAATACCAACAATCTTCTTATCAAATTTTGCTTTATATTTATTTAGTTCGTCTATAGAATTGGCTGTTACATAGTCGGGAACCACCAGACCAATGCGTGCTTCATCATATACTGTGCCCAGCTTTTCGAGCTTATCACCGTACTGATCCATATAATCTTTCATTGTAACAGGTAGCCATGTGTCCATAAACAGATCGGCTTTTTTGCGAGATAAGGAGGCCATGACAGGTGCTAAATCAGCATTCATAAGCTTAACATCGTATCCCTGATCTTCCAAAATTACTTTTGTCAGATGGGTAATAGCGATGCCTTCCGACCAGTTTACATAAGCAATGCTTATTGATTTCTTCGTTCCTTTTCCCCCACAAGCAGCTAATAGTAGAGCTGCTGTGAAAACTGCCAGTAATGTTTTAAACTTCATTCTTTATTTCTTTATTAGTTAATGATTCTTTTTTTGTTGAGCGATGCCTTGTGTGATGCGGTCGAGCACAATTGCTAAAATAACAACAGCTATTCCGCCTTCAAAGCCCAATCCTATTTTCATTTGTGTAATTCCTTTCAACACCACTTCTCCCAGTCCTCCTGCCGAGATCATGGCAGCAATAACGACCATGGACAATGACATCATAATGGTTTGATTCACTCCGGTAAGAATCGTAGGAAGAGCAAGAGGCAATTGCACCTTGTATAACATCTGGAGAGGAGTGGCACCAAATGCACGCGACGCTTCAATAATGTTGGCCGGAACCTGACGGATGCCCAAACTGGTTAGCCTCACCACCGGAGGCATTGCAAAGATAATAGTAGCAAATGCGCCAGGAACGGTACCCAGTCCAAAGAAGAGCACGGCCGGTATTAAGTAAACGAAAGCAGGCATGGTTTGCATGAGATCGAGTATTGGCCGTAATATCTTATTGCAGTTGTCACTGTGCGCAGCCCAGATGCCCAAAGGGATACCAATTAATAGCGCAATCGTGGTCGAAGACAAAACTAAGGCAAGTGTTTGCATCGTTTCCTCCCAAAAGCCCATTTGATGAATCAGTACTAATCCCAGTAAAGTGAATATGCCGATCCCTTTCCCCGCTTTAAACCACGCCAGAACGCTAATAAGCAAAATAGCCACGTAAAACGGAATGATTGTCAGCATATGCTGAAATCCGTCAATAAAACTTCCTATCCCATAATTCAATGAATCAAAGAACGGAGAGAAATTATTTGTAAGCCAATTAATGGCTGTTTCTATGTATTGTCCTATATCAATCATAAGTCTACGGCTTTTTGTATGATGTCATTAATCTCTTTTTTGTCTTTTCCTGTCATCTCAATCACTACCGATGAGAGAGGAACTACACCCAGAAATTCTTTTTTATCGTTGATTACATAAATAGGAGAATTTGTACGGGTCATAAGAGGAAGTATATCTTCTACTTTAGTGTCAGGCAAGATGGAATGTATTTCGGTATCTATGGCAGATTCCAGACTTTTAATTCCGGCCTTTCTTAATTCAATCACTTCATTAAGAGTAATCTTACCCAGTAAGATATTCTTTTCGTCAATAACAGGAAGTACTGTTATATCCTTTTCTTTCATCTTTCGTATAAGTGCCTCCGGACCCTCTTTGCGTATACGGGCTACGGTAGGTTTACTTATAAGAATGGAAGCAGCTGTGATTATCTTTGATCGGTCTACATTCTCTACGAATCGTGAAACATAATCGTCGGCAGGCTCTGTCAGTATCTCCTCGGAAGTACCTGTCTGTACTATCTCGCCATCTTTCATAATTGCTATTCTATCACCGAGTTTGATCGCTTCGTCCAAGTCATGCGTGATGAAAACAATTGTTTTCTTCATTTTCTCTTGTAAGTCAAGCAACTCATCCTGCATTTGAACTCTGATGAGAGGGTCGAGTGCCGAGAAGGCCTCATCCATGAGTAACACTTCGGGATTGTTAGCCAAAGCCCTTGCCAGTCCTACTCGTTGTTGCATTCCTCCCGATAGTTCGCTTACCATTTGGTTTTCATAGCCTTTTAGTCCGACCAACTGCATACTATTCATGGCTTTTTCTTCTCTTACATCTTTCTTAACTCCCTGTAATTCAAGTCCAAAAGAGATATTACTTAGAACCGAGCGATGAGGTAGTAAACCGAAATTTTGAAAGACCATTGCCATCCCTTGTCGTCGTATTTGCCGCAATTCTTTATCAGATGCTCTGGATATATCAGTTCCGTTTATGATAATTTCTCCGGAAGTCGGATTTATCAAACGATTAATGCAGCGAAGCAAAGTGGATTTGCCACTGCCTGATAGGCCCATGATAACGAAAATCTCGCCCTCGTTAATTGAGAGAGTAGCATCTTTAACGGCCACTGTGCACCCGGTGGACTTTAATATTTCGCTCTTATTCTTGCCTTCCTTTAGAAGTTTCAACGCTTTCTGCTTATCGTTTCCAAAAACAAGATGTAGGTTTTTAATTTCTATTTTACTCATCGCTTATAGTTCATTGAGTTAAAAATAATATCCCATATTTATATTAAATCGTGCATTCCACTTACCCGAAGGGGAACCTGCAGCGAAAGCGTTAGTCCATTCACTACCTAACCATGCATGATTTTTGCCCAGAGCGTAGTCTACATAAGTGTAAACCGGTCCCATGCTTAACATACAGCCTGTAACATTCTGATAACTGTCTTTAAATTCTTTTTTATGTTTATCCAACATACTGAAGTCATTGTAAAACCGTATACTCTGTAAAAGAGCATTCTTTATAGGGAGGGTGTACGACAAAGAAGCCAGATAAGTCTCTCCACGGGCGGCAACATTATATAATGCACCATAAGCGGCCATCTCTACAACATCATTCGATTGTCCTTCTTTGTTGTGAGTCTTCTTCCGGAAATTAGAGTATTGAGCTTTTAAATTCCATCTTTTATAAGTCGCTTCGTAGTGGGCGGCAAAAGCATAATGATTTCCCATTTCTTCAGTATCTATATTATAGAGACCTCCGAACATTGCCGATAAACCTACTTGTTGCTGCACGCTATTACCAAAATGATAGACTGCTCGTCCGTTTACCTGGTTCGTTTCTTTATTTCTCCCTCCCACATCATATCCATAACGACTGGTGGTAGATTCTGAAGTAGAACCAAATTCGGTTACATCTGCATTCTTGAAAAAAGCAAGAGCTAAATCCCATTTTTTGTTGCTATACAAGTATTTAATACCCATATCGGCATCATCTTCTAATCCCAGATAATAGTTTATATTGAAAAAATAACTGTTGGATGTGTAAGGAAGCAAACCAAAAGGTAGTCCTGTTAATCCCACTTGTATCTGGGTGTTATCACTAAATTTATATCCGGCCCATCCGTGTTTTAACATGCCTCCTCCTGAGGATTTTGAGTAAAATCTATACTCAGCATTTAGTAATAGCTTTTTGTAACTACTTTTCACGTTAATTCGGAATACATCGAAACCCCATTGGCCACCTTGTTTCCTATGGCTGGCTTTCCAGTCAGAATAATTGTAATTAAATCTTAGAGCACCGCCAAGCTCTGTTTTGACTTTCTCTTGTCCGTTTACAGGTAAGGAAATAATGATGCATGTTACGCATAATAATAAAGAAATGAATCTCTCTTTACATCTCATAAAGTGTTGATTTTTAGATCGGAAAGTATCAATTAATTGATGAACTTTTCGGGAGAATTCCTTTCCTCCAATTCCGATATGTTAATAACTAAATAAAAGCAGGAGTGTGTAGCTAAATTGAAAAAACAAGCCGAAGAATGGTTGTTCCTTATAATAACAGAGTAACAAAAAAGACTCCCCTCATAGGGAGCCAACCCGCTTTTTACTATGACTTATAATTGCAAAGTTAAAGAAAAAGAATGGCACATACAAATTAATGGAGACCTAATTGCGTTTTTCAACGAACTTAGAACAGGATATCATCTAAACGAACGTTTTATAATCACCTGATAATCAGACAATAGCTGAATTGAACGACGGTGGATATTTTTTTCTTCCAATGCAGAGTTAGAGTGAGGTTGAAAAGCTTAACGAATCGTATGCCGTGAGTGGTATGGAGAGGTAGGAAAATAAAGTAGGAGGAAAAACTGTATTTTCCTCCTACTCAGTTATTTGAATAATAAAGAATGATTCATTACCAAATCTTCACAATCAGGCTATCGGGACGCCACATTTTATCGCCCTGCTTAACGCCAAAGGTTGCATAGAACTCGGGCATGTTAGACAACGGACCCAGCACTCTCCATTTGGCCGGAGCATGTTCATTGCTTTTTATCTGAGTCGACATGGCTTCCGGGCGCATGTTAACCATCCATGTGAGTGCATAACCAAGGAAGAAGCGTTGGCTGGGATTCAATCCGGCAATCATTTCGTTATCCCTGTATTGCTTCGTCTGCTTAAATGCCTCGTATCCCATGATCACTCCGCCCAGATCGGCTATATTTTCGCCCTGAGTCAATGAGCCATTGATGTGCAGACTGTCAACAGGTACATAATCATCGAACTGCTTTACAATCATCTTCGTTTTTTGATCAAATTTCGCTTTATCTTCTTTCGTCCACCAATCGCTCAGGTTACCAAACTCATTGTATTTACAACCCTGATCGTCAAAACCATGGGTTATTTCATGCCCGAAGGTTCCGCCAATAATAGCATATAAGATAGCGTCATCGGCCATTTTTCTTTCGTAACCGGGAACAATGATGTTGCAACCCGGAATAACGATTTCGTTGTTCGACGGATTATAATACGCATTATAGGTCTGCGGTTCCATGTCCCATTCCGTGCGATCTACCGGCTTTCCATATTTGCTGATCATGTAGCCGACTTCCCATTTATTGGCATTCATTACGTTTTTCACATAAGAGTTGCGGTCAATCTGCATGCTGCTCAGGTCTTTCCATTTATCGGGATAACCCACCTTCATGATCACCGCATTCAGCTTCTTCAGAGCTTTCTCTTTAGTCGGTTCACTCATCCAGTCGAGTGCTTTAATGCGTTGAGCAAAAATAGATTTGATAGCATTCCCTATTTCCACCAACTTTTCTTTCGTCCCTTTTGGCAGATATTCGCTAACATAGACCTGCCCTATAAGATCTCCAAGCGCTCCGTTGGTCATGCCAACCACACGCTTCCATCTGGGTCTCGGCTCTTTTACGCCACGTAGAGTAGAAGAATAAAAGTTGAAATCCTCCATATAAGTTTTATCATCCAGATAAGGAGTTAACCCATTGATGAAATGAAATTTAAGATAATTCTTCCAATCGCTTATGGTGTATTTCTTCAAATCACTGTTTAACGCGGTAAGGAATTCCGGTTGGCCAACCACCACGCTATCCACCTTTGCAAGCCCCATGCCATTCATAAAAACTTTCCAGTCGAGGTTTGGTGTTAACGCCGCTAATTTGCCGGACGCCATTTTATGATAATTAGTCAACGGATCGCGGGTATCTTCGCGTTTACGCGATGTCTTAGCCAAAGCCGTTTCCATCTCCATCAATTTAACGGCAGCCTGTTTTGCCTCAGCATCCTTATATCCCATGATGCTAAACATATTGCCCACATATACCACAAACTTTTCACGAATTTTTTTAGTGCCGGCATCCGTATCTATGTAGTAGTTACGATCGGGCATGCTTAATCCGCCCTGAGTGATATAGACCTGATACTTAGCACTATTTTTATCATCCTGAACCACATACATTCCAAAAAGTGGTGATGACGATACGGTGTGAATATAGGCTGCTTCGGCAATAACGCCGTTCAGATCTTTTATATTATCTATTTTGGCAAAATCATCTTTCAGATCGCTCAAACCTTTTTTATTTAGCGAAACACTATCCATTCCCGAAAAGAAGAGATCGCCAATTTTCTGCTTGTTACTTCCCTTTGGCTCATGCTGGCTAGCCGCTGCCAATTCACAGATCTTACGAACCTGTGCATTAATAGTATCCTGCACCAATTGAAAGATTCCGTTACTCTGTTCACTGGCGGGAATTGGATTTTCCTTAAACCATTTGCCATTGGCAAACTGAAAGAAATCATCTCCCGCCCTTGTGGTGGAGTCGATGTGCGAAGCAAGGGCATCGCCTTTTTCGGCCGAATATTTTCCCTGCTTGCAGGATGATGTTGCGGCCGTTACCACAATGAGACCGCAGATAAGTGGATTGAATTTCATTTTTTCTGTTTTTATATTACATTCAAAAGTACAATAATATTTTAGAGTAACAATAACCTGTACTAAAAATCATATATTACAAATCATTACGAATCATTATGATTTATTTCCCCTCTGTTATTTGTTATATATAAAAAGAACAAAATAATATGAATAGCATTATGAAACCATTATTAATATTCGGCCTATTACTGCCTTTGTGTTGTAGCATTGCTGCGACACCCAATGATTTCAATCAGAACAAGAAGGAACAATTAATAAACAAAAACAGGACTATGGAGAAGAATATATATTTTGCCGGCGGTTGTTTCTGGGGAACAGAGCATTTCATCAAACAGATTCGGGGAGTGAAAGAAACGCAGGTGGGCTACGCCAACGGCAATATAAAAAATCCTACGTATGAGCAGGTTTGCACCGGCAATACTAATTTTGCCGAGACGGTGAAAGTGAAATATGACCCGCAGGAAGTCAATCTAAAACTATTGATTGATCTCTATTTCAAAACCATTGACCCTACCAGCATCAATAAGCAAGGTAACGACCGCGGTTCTCAGTATCGAACGGGTATTTATTATACTGATCCGGCCGATTTGCCGATGATCCGCTCGGTTGTGCAGGAATTGGGTGAAAAATACTCTAAGCCTATTGTAGTGGAAATTAAACCGCTGGACAATTTCTACAAAGCCGAAGAATATCATCAGGACTATCTGGATAAACATCCGGACGGTTATTGCCATATTCCGTCTTCACTATTCGAAGTGGCCAAAAAGGCGAATGCCCCTACTCTGACATTGAAATCGGTTTATGCAAAGCCGGATGATGCCACCTTGCGTGCAAAGTTAACGCAGGAACAGTACGCCGTGACTCAAAAGAGCGCCACTGAACCGGCTTTCCATAATGAATATTGGAACGAACATCGACAGGGCATATACGTTGACGTCGTTACCGGAGAACCATTATTCTCATCGACCGATAAATTTGATTCCAATTGCGGATGGCCCAGTTTCTCGAAGCCTATAAAGAAGGATCTCGTCAAAGAAAAGACAGACACTTCCTATGGTATGAAACGGGTGGAAGTTCGCAGCGAG containing:
- the msrB gene encoding peptide-methionine (R)-S-oxide reductase MsrB; the encoded protein is MKPLLIFGLLLPLCCSIAATPNDFNQNKKEQLINKNRTMEKNIYFAGGCFWGTEHFIKQIRGVKETQVGYANGNIKNPTYEQVCTGNTNFAETVKVKYDPQEVNLKLLIDLYFKTIDPTSINKQGNDRGSQYRTGIYYTDPADLPMIRSVVQELGEKYSKPIVVEIKPLDNFYKAEEYHQDYLDKHPDGYCHIPSSLFEVAKKANAPTLTLKSVYAKPDDATLRAKLTQEQYAVTQKSATEPAFHNEYWNEHRQGIYVDVVTGEPLFSSTDKFDSNCGWPSFSKPIKKDLVKEKTDTSYGMKRVEVRSESGDSHLGHIFNDGPKDKGGLRYCINSASLRFIPLEKMKEEGYGDYIYLVTMK
- a CDS encoding M13 family metallopeptidase; the encoded protein is MKFNPLICGLIVVTAATSSCKQGKYSAEKGDALASHIDSTTRAGDDFFQFANGKWFKENPIPASEQSNGIFQLVQDTINAQVRKICELAAASQHEPKGSNKQKIGDLFFSGMDSVSLNKKGLSDLKDDFAKIDNIKDLNGVIAEAAYIHTVSSSPLFGMYVVQDDKNSAKYQVYITQGGLSMPDRNYYIDTDAGTKKIREKFVVYVGNMFSIMGYKDAEAKQAAVKLMEMETALAKTSRKREDTRDPLTNYHKMASGKLAALTPNLDWKVFMNGMGLAKVDSVVVGQPEFLTALNSDLKKYTISDWKNYLKFHFINGLTPYLDDKTYMEDFNFYSSTLRGVKEPRPRWKRVVGMTNGALGDLIGQVYVSEYLPKGTKEKLVEIGNAIKSIFAQRIKALDWMSEPTKEKALKKLNAVIMKVGYPDKWKDLSSMQIDRNSYVKNVMNANKWEVGYMISKYGKPVDRTEWDMEPQTYNAYYNPSNNEIVIPGCNIIVPGYERKMADDAILYAIIGGTFGHEITHGFDDQGCKYNEFGNLSDWWTKEDKAKFDQKTKMIVKQFDDYVPVDSLHINGSLTQGENIADLGGVIMGYEAFKQTKQYRDNEMIAGLNPSQRFFLGYALTWMVNMRPEAMSTQIKSNEHAPAKWRVLGPLSNMPEFYATFGVKQGDKMWRPDSLIVKIW